In the Candidatus Cloacimonadota bacterium genome, ACCCCGAGCAGGATAACGAATTGGCGGCGACAAATTGAAACGTGGGGATTTGATCAGAAAACCGCCGGCGAATTTTTTGCTGAATCTTGCAAATACATTCTTTTGCTTGATACAGGCATCAATCCTGAAAGTGATAATTTATTGGCTGAATTTGGCCGCTTCGTTAAAAAAGAGGTGAAAACTATCCCCATTGGACTCGATTATCTGCGATTGAAACTTTTACATATCTTGAATGAAAATATCATCAGCTCCGATTATTTGAAGTTAAAAGCAAATTTTAATCAGAAGAGTAGAAAAGTTTCAGATTATGCCATGGCTTTCGATTTAGCTGCTCAGCTTGTTCAGAATATGAATGAAAAAATGGTGATTGATAAAATCCTGACGACAATAAACATTCTATTTGCACCGGATGAACTTCATTATTTGTGCTTTCAGCAAAATCAGCCCAAAAAACTGTACTTAAAAAACGGATTGGAAATTTCAGATAATAAAATTTGGAATGAATTATCGGGTATAAAAAAGAAATATCAATGGTTAGAATCTGGAAATGGTTTCATTATTACAATCAAGTCCACAAATGACGTTCTTGGAATTCTCAGAATTAATAATCTTGCCTTTCCGCAATATAAAGAACATTATCTGAATCTCGGTTTGTTTCTAAGTAACGTGTGCGGATTAGCGATCGAAAATGCCAGATCTTTCCAACTTATTCAGGAGCAACAGAAACAACTACTAAAAAATTTAAACAAGATTAAGGATAGTGAGAAAAAACTAAAAATAAGCAGTGAACGGTTAAAAATATTGAATAAAATTATTCGGCACGATCTTTCTAATGATTTTATTGTTATCAAAAGTGCTATTAATATTTTCAAACAAACAAAAAACAAAAAGATGCTTGAAGAGATAGAAAAAAGAACCACAAAAAGTTTAAATGCTATTGCAGATTACCGAAGATATGAAACTTTTATAGAGTCAAATACAGATTTGATAGAAATTCAAATTAGTGAAGTGGTTAATGAATTAATTTACGAGTTTTCGGATGTTAATATCGATATTGAAGGAGATTGCAAAGTATATGCTGATGATGGATTATACTCCGTTTTCAAGAATCTTTTTTCGAATTCTATCTTGCACGGTAAAGCCACACGCATTTCGATAAAAATTTCGGACAGCACCTATACCTGCATTATCAAGTTTATGGATAACGGTACAGGTGTTCCGGATAAGATCAAAAAGAAAATCTTTGATGAAGGATTCTTCTACGGTAAATCCGGTCATACAGGGATTGGATTGCATATTGTAAAGAAAACGATAGAAAGTTATGGCGGTTCCATTTCTGTTGAAGATAATGAACCAAGCGGAGTT is a window encoding:
- a CDS encoding HAMP domain-containing histidine kinase — protein: MLDTGINPESDNLLAEFGRFVKKEVKTIPIGLDYLRLKLLHILNENIISSDYLKLKANFNQKSRKVSDYAMAFDLAAQLVQNMNEKMVIDKILTTINILFAPDELHYLCFQQNQPKKLYLKNGLEISDNKIWNELSGIKKKYQWLESGNGFIITIKSTNDVLGILRINNLAFPQYKEHYLNLGLFLSNVCGLAIENARSFQLIQEQQKQLLKNLNKIKDSEKKLKISSERLKILNKIIRHDLSNDFIVIKSAINIFKQTKNKKMLEEIEKRTTKSLNAIADYRRYETFIESNTDLIEIQISEVVNELIYEFSDVNIDIEGDCKVYADDGLYSVFKNLFSNSILHGKATRISIKISDSTYTCIIKFMDNGTGVPDKIKKKIFDEGFFYGKSGHTGIGLHIVKKTIESYGGSISVEDNEPSGVVFVIRLRKVIS